In one window of Pseudoalteromonas espejiana DSM 9414 DNA:
- a CDS encoding DUF2066 domain-containing protein, which translates to MYRLLISALSFIFCFSVSAVEVTDLYQDILKVDDKTRDTRLAASRKALLNVLVKVSGDESADQNKLAQQRTKDISDYMLKFEYDEKANGQLNLVVKFEARKINELIKELNLPLWGVQRPLVAIWLGIEDNWRRELVTQESYPQLEQLIYDKAGRRGLPVVVPLLDLQDRRLVGIPEVWGNFSEPVEEASSRYSAERSITARMYQEPDSDTWILDWRFTNDDLFDSNRLTGDKQQIVGQMIDSLALGLANEYAIDPNAYYEQAAATLTLKGIQSFVDIELAKRRLQNLSVVTQATITRKTPEFVEFKLNHTGTVTDLKKGLGLDTAFRDYVDPRAFYHVVDKNSLEYQWVGE; encoded by the coding sequence GTGTATAGATTATTAATTAGTGCCCTATCATTTATATTTTGTTTTTCTGTATCGGCAGTTGAAGTAACTGATCTTTATCAAGATATATTAAAAGTAGACGATAAAACTCGTGATACGCGTTTGGCTGCAAGCCGAAAAGCATTACTAAATGTTTTAGTTAAAGTCAGTGGTGATGAATCCGCTGATCAAAATAAACTAGCTCAACAGCGTACCAAAGATATTTCTGACTACATGCTTAAATTTGAATATGATGAAAAAGCAAATGGTCAGCTTAACCTAGTAGTAAAATTTGAAGCGCGTAAAATTAATGAGCTTATTAAAGAGCTAAATTTACCGCTTTGGGGCGTACAGCGACCTTTAGTTGCTATTTGGCTAGGTATTGAAGATAACTGGCGTAGAGAACTTGTAACACAAGAAAGTTATCCGCAATTAGAGCAACTTATTTATGATAAAGCAGGGCGTCGCGGCCTACCCGTCGTTGTGCCTTTACTTGACCTGCAAGACCGACGATTAGTCGGGATCCCAGAAGTTTGGGGTAATTTTTCTGAGCCAGTTGAAGAGGCTTCTAGCCGCTATAGCGCAGAGCGAAGTATTACCGCAAGAATGTATCAAGAGCCTGATAGCGACACCTGGATTTTAGATTGGCGCTTTACTAACGATGACTTATTTGATTCAAACCGCTTAACAGGTGATAAACAACAAATAGTGGGTCAAATGATAGATAGCTTAGCGCTAGGGCTTGCTAACGAATATGCAATTGATCCTAACGCTTATTATGAACAAGCTGCAGCAACGCTTACTTTAAAAGGGATTCAAAGCTTTGTAGATATTGAACTTGCTAAGCGTCGTCTACAAAATTTGAGTGTGGTTACTCAAGCTACAATTACGCGTAAAACCCCAGAGTTTGTTGAGTTTAAGCTAAACCATACAGGCACTGTTACTGACCTTAAAAAAGGGTTAGGTTTAGACACTGCATTTAGAGATTATGTTGACCCGCGCGCATTTTACCATGTTGTAGATAAAAACAGCCTTGAGTACCAATGGGTTGGTGAGTAA